The Molothrus ater isolate BHLD 08-10-18 breed brown headed cowbird chromosome 6, BPBGC_Mater_1.1, whole genome shotgun sequence genome segment ccccttCACAGGCATCTCCTCTCTTTAGCGCATCAGGACTGTAACCTACAGGCAAGAAAAATGGACATTTGACTGTAGGGGCAAGTGGCTGGTGTTGGCCATGTTTTCTTTAAGGTTTTGGGATAAATGGCATAAATGTTTTGGGACCCATGAAAGTGCTGATGCTGTTAATTCGGACTTCTGTTTTTCATATATGTAAAAATTCTAACTTTGCATCTGTCTTTGCAGCAGTCTTGAATCTACCCTCTGCTCTCATTCTTGTTTTTTCATCAGAATTGGTGTTAGTGTCAGTTGCATTGACACTGTACAACAGCTGTAGCTTAAGCTACTGTGCTTCTCTTGTCTTACAAACTTATTTGTAAGTCtattttccctcttcttctATTTACTATAGAGATTCACTGTTATCCCCACTTTTACTTTCCTGTCACTTAAGTTCTacttttcctctccccagctgTCTTCCTAAAGTATCACTATGAAGAGGAAGAGGATTTCATTCATTCCTGATAAACTGGATAGTATCTCTGCACGTTCCCATCACTCGTGTCTCCATTTTTTCTGTATGTCTGTAGCTCAGCTATTTCATAGAATGTTGTTTAGAAAGAGAATCCATAAGAGCTCTGTATTTTCAGCATGCTTGTGTAATTGGCTTCCATCCTAACTAAAGCAGTCCCATGCATTTAGATGCAAGCAGCACAAATTTAGTCAAAAATCTCAAGGCTTGCTTGTAGGAACTGATGAAGTCCGCACAAATGAAGAATATATCAGAAACTATTAAACTGGTACATAAATCCATACTAACTTGGTAACTTGAATTCTGTGTCCCCTTCTCACTCAAAAAGGGTATGATGCTAGAAGAGATttaggaaggcaggagccttcaAAATATGTGGCCATAAGTATGAATGGGCTTCAAAAGCTAGTAGATAGGATAATAGGTGTGCAGCCTTTAATTTAGGAAGTCACTGAACTGCTCTGTACTagtgaaaagataattttatttgtgcttagttctcccacagctgctgctgctacatAGTACCATTAGACTAATACCTGACACAGGTTGTTGTTGCAAACTTTATTCTTAGCTTTAAGTTCTCCggctttcacattttctgagaGCTGAGAAATTTCTTATCAGGGGAAAGTTATTCTTTGTGGAGGGCATTTGCAAATTTATCAGAAAGTAATCTAGCTGCATGAGTCAcaccaggagctcagagcccttgaCTTCTGTGGCAAGCTGTGTCTGTGACTCCAGTGTTACTTACCTGCACAGAACATGTTGTCAGTGACTTTGACTCTGGTGGATGCCTTGCAGGTACTTTGATCTACAATGGGCACATTGACTTGTTGCAGAACTGTGGGCAAGTTGGAGGGGCTAGTGGCCCATGTTTCTTTCAAGTTTCCCCAACCAGTTACCCTCCCTTTGTAACCTGCCAGCATCAGCCTGTGGAAGGAAGCACAAGTATAATTAAATGTATTGTAACAGCTTTCTTCTGCCTGGCACTCTTAGTGCCAATAGCCTTGAGAAGtcatgtttttctctctctctcttttcctcacCTCTGCACGACTTCTTTGGTAGGCAGGCAGACAGGATGGATGTAGTCACTGAAGCTGATGGGTCTCTTTAAGTGCATGAGTGCGATGTCTCGGTCCATGTTCTCTTTCCAGTTGTACTTGGGATGGATGATTATTCTATCCAACAGAGCAATCTtctctttattcttttcatATCTGAAATAGTTATGAAGGAAAACTCGCTGTACAGTAGCAGCTGAAAGTCTTCTGGAGTTTATGATACTCTCAGCTTTGTACCCTCTGAGACAATGCTGTCTTTACATAGGAGCACCCTTTTAGATTTCCCAGGCTTCCTTGTTCCCTTTCACTTCAACCTTTAGGATCAGCAAGAGAAGCAAATGCCCCATTAGATCCTATTATTGAGAGGCATGTGACATTAGTTATAATACTTCAGTAGATACTTTGGAGTTGGGCTGTCATTCAGTATCTCATTACTTCAAGAGGAAGTCTAGTTCCTTCCACTTCATTCAGACTCTTACTTTGCTCTTACGTGCTTGCCAATCCGCACCAATAAGTCACTTGTACTTAAGTTCTTGTCCCAGGGTGGATAAAAAAGACAATGAGCAGCAGTCAGGATCCAGCTGTCACTGATAAGGCTGGcaccacacagcagctcctgaggagaCTTTTTGTAGAGCATCACCTGCCTGAGAGATGAGGAAGGAAGCCCTTAGCAGGACTAAATGGATCCTAGTGTCTTGCAGAAAGTACAGATTTGGCAGTGAGGAGGAAACAGCATTGCTCTATACTGACAAAATGGAGTGAGTAGCTCTGTAGCAAGTCTTCCGTGGACATGTATATCCTCTGTAGTAGGCCATTTATTTACCCCATTTCTTTTACCTGATGAAGTTTCTCATCCTTTTCATTCCAGCAAAGCTGGAAAGAGGAAGACATGAAGATGAAACACACCAACACACTTGCTTTCTCCAGTGGTTGCATACTTGATTCAAGAGTTTCTTTCCAGCTATTTTAGTACTCCTCTGTCAGCCATTGGAGAAGCTTTGATTAGAATCTATAATTTATGCATGCTGCCTAATATAGGAAAGCCCTTTTATTTCTGCCTGCTTGAgctgaagagaaggaaaacacaattcccAAAGACTATGTGAAGACAATACTTGCCAGGGGGAGCTGCCAACTTCTGCATCATCCCCACCAACAATTCTTCCTGTGTAGGAATCCAACAGCTCCCTCTCACTTTTGTCTgttatctttttcttctcaaataaaGGACGAGTGCCACAATCTGAAAAAACAAGGAATCTTGGCTTTGCTACTCTACCTGAATCACAGTGGAGAACTATTGTCTGAAGTCAGCATGCAAAGCTGGAAGATCTTAGGAAGTGCTTACTAGCTCCGTGATTGGAACTGGATATTGACTTTTGAGAGTTCCTCAAGGAATTTAAGTATCTTCCCCTGCTTTTAACAGCTTTTAGCTAGCTCATTTTTCTTAGGAACAGTGAATGGGAAGAAGCTAGGTACAGCATGTTTGCAGAAGGGATAGCCCTTCTGCAAACATGCTGTACCTAGAGTTTTTGCTCACCTGCTTCACCTGAACCAAAAGTTTTTTCATCAAAGAAGGGTTTGAAGTCTTTTGGAAGAGTAGAACGTCCTGATAGTCCCTCAGACTCTTGGTTCTCATCCTCTAGCGAGCTGTCTGAGAGATGGAAAGACAAACAAGGCAAAAGGTTTAAGTGTAGTTGCCATAATTATCAGCAATGTAAATGTTCCTTTCCCCACACAGAAGGTCTGATGAAGGAATGATGTTTTAAAACACCAGTGCTCTTTTTAATGTGCCTTGTCCACCAGTGTGAATTTTCAGGGAGAACACCTCAGAGAGGTAACAGTGCTGTGCACCTAAGGCAGGTCAGTACACGTGATATATGAACAAACAAGACTCCCGTGTGCATGGGCACGTACATCCTTGTCCATTCCTCCCAGGCCAAGCATTTCATTCTACTCCTGTTATATGCCACTGCCTCAAATATGGGCCTACCCAAACCTAAGCAGATTTCTCACCGCAGTAGTGCAGATCACAGTAGTCAAAGTAGGGCGATTCATTTGTGACACACCAGGCACCCTCATCATCTCTGTCTGGATTCCGACAGTaattctcctgcagctccacttCTGGGTCAACTTGTTTTCCATGGAGCACCTCTTTGGCTTTCTCAGAGTTCCATGGTAGACACTTAGATCCAGACACAGTGACTGAGAGAGTCCCTGTGTAAAGCATGCCTTTCTCTGGTTCACAAGGTTCCATTGGTGCAGGTTCTGCAGCCCGTGGAGTGAATGGAACTGTTGTTCTATCTTCACCTGGAAAGACAGAGGGCTGTGATTTAAGCCACAGCTGTGCACTCAGAAGTGCTATTAGCAAATAGTACCAGAGCCCCTTAGTAAAGCCTAGAGTTCCATGGGGCCTCCCAATATGTTTAGGAACTCTCACTGTGTTTCTATGCATGGGGTGGCCCTCTAAAATATTGCAGTGTCAGAGATGGCTCAGCAGTATGTGAAGTGAGGCTGGCACTATTCGTCACATTTCTCTTTGTCACTAAGATATGAGGAACAATATTGTGTTCCCTTCTGGGGCATCTTTGAGAACCAGCTCAAGGGATGGGTAGGTGTCCCAGGCATCATAATTCTGCTGTATTAGCTCCTTCAACACCTTATTCTAAAATGCATAACTAAGCCATATTTGGGGGAGCCTTTTACTGTGATATTCTACTAAAATAGCAAATTTAACTTTTGCCAATGTTTCTAAATCTAATGATAAGTGAAAAATTTCCCTGCAAGACTTTTCACACTTTTTCTTGCAAGTGTCGTAATGACTGCAAGTTTTAAGCAGCATTTCCTGAAGGAGTGGGTACCCAATAATCTCTTTTGGCTGGGCCTCAAGGTGCCTTCTCCTTGTGCACAGGGGGAGTCCCCATGTGAAGAGATAGCCCATTTGACTATTCACTCTGGTGCACAACAGCCACTGGGCAAGTAGTATTCACCTTTATTGGTAGGGCTGCTTCTCTTTTTTGACTCATGTCAACATGATTATAAAAGATCTGTGCACAAAGGCTTTTCTAATCCTGCTACATCCATGCACACAGGAAGTGTAACTGTAAGATACTGCAGGTCAGAAATTAACTGGTGAACAGAGGTAGCACAGATGCCCGATGGCCTCATGAGGCATCTGTGCTACCTCTGGCATCATGCCCGGTGCCTGGCCTCAAAGCAGAGCagtatttcttttcagtttgttAGATTCTGCAAAACAGAGCAATGGTAATGGCttttgaaatttcaaaataacCCCATGTCAAGAAGGTTGCTGACCTCTAACTTTTGTTTATGAGTTGTTGTTTCTAGTCTCTGTTTTTGAAAGAGAAACTTCTGCTGTGTGAGAAGGTTCTCTCCTTTACCAGTTCTTCTGAGACAGAGGCCAAGCCCCAGGGAAGATGGCTCTGTACTAGGGAGAAATGGGAATGTGTAAGTGTAGGGGGATGATCCTCCATGTTCAGTTCAATTATGAGAGAAGTGCATCTTCTCTTTACTTGAGATTGTGAGTATTAGACTGCATACCTCTACAGGAGAGAGTGTTTAGGCAGGCAGTCAAGCACACACTGTAGTTATTTTGTCCTAAAGGTAGGAATTCAGACCAAAAAACATTATGACTTGTGGCTGTCTCTAATTTGAGACAACTGggccaggattttggggtgactGACTAGAAAATACTGTAGTACATTCCAGGGTACTGCTGACACTGGTTTTAAATTAGATCTAGATTAGCATAATCTAGAGAAAACAGCTCATTATGTATGGGCAACTCAGTGACTTTTCTTCCTCAGCTCCTTTACCCTTTAAGATGCAGCTTCTCTACTCCTACTGACCTCTATTCATGTAAGCATTCCCCCTCCTTAACCCTCTCCTTGACTGCCTTAGTATCAGTCTCAGTGCAGTGTTTTGCTGTGAGTGAAGGGCTCTCTGGAGTGCTGGGGCATACCACACACGGGGATGGGACACGCCTCCCGCTCTACCGTTGGGTCTCGGGTATAGCACCATGGGCCTTCTGAGTTGTTGTCTGGGTTCCTGCAGTAGTTCTCAATGAGGTTGGGATAAATGGTGGCATTAAATCTATGAGAGACAAAGCTGGTTAGGCTAGGAAGGAAGGACACCACAGAGAACTCTTAAAGAGGTGTGCAGGAGATGAACTTACTTAGGAATATGTGGATATTTGCTTGTCCACACTTGACATTCAATCCCAGACTTGGTTTGGCTAATTGTTCCCTGATAGTTCTGGCCCAGCCCAAGAGCGCAGTTACCTGTCAAAATCCCAACACAGTGTAAGCCAGTCAGGGGAACTGGATGTTGCATTTTTCAAGGTCAGAAGTACCATCTCACATATCCCTTTAACTTTTGCTGGGTGCATGAGCCTGCAATAGCAGAGGCATCCTCTTCCTGTGAGAAGAGCACACAGCCTAAGCTTTCTCTGCTTCATCAGAGGGAGCTATccctgagggctctgtgctttgctttggcTCAGAGAGGCTGCTCACACCTGACTGTGTCGCAAGGATAAGGATATTCACTCCATACTATTTCAGTGCACAAACTAGATTGTTTGTTGAAATGATTACTGGGGAAATAAAGAGTAAGACATAATTTCAAATTCCTCCCctggtatttttctttaaaattagaTGGCTTCTCCAAcatcagtttaatttttttctgtacaatTTCTGCAGGAAGCAAGTTCCTGGCACTCACTGTATCAAGGAGATTGAGGTCAGCATGAAATTCATACCTTCTAGACAAGCATCCAGAACTGTCCTGGCCTTTCCCAGGCCCTGACATACTAACAAAATAAGAAGAAAGAGACACATTATATGAAAGGAATCCAAATAAGCATCATCATTTGAACCAGTTTATCATCTAGGGACAAAACACAAGTGCTTAGCCCTGGAAAGTGAGCTCTTAAAAGAGGGAGCCATCTCTCCAGGATGGGACAGTGCATCCTAAGGAGTAACAGTACCTGCAAGAATCAAAACAACTTACCTTGGTATTTTGACCAAAATATATCCTgtaaaaaagatgaaaaaaaaattagggacACAGAACATCAAACCTTTCTTGGCTACTGCTATTCAAACCAGTAAGAGAACATCCCATCACAACAAAAGACAAGACTAACCTAGCTCTGTTTATACCAATTACTATGGAGTCAAAgcaaaaaatgcaataaaacacCACATTCCCACACATCAGACTCAGGAATCAAGACAATACTGTTGTTTCTAAGGAGACCAAAGATGTTTACAACCTTCATCAACCTGCAGAGCAAGCAGTGCAGGTAGTGCAGTGGGCTACAGTACAGAAGTCCAAACAGCTGAACCTG includes the following:
- the F2 gene encoding prothrombin codes for the protein MAQTKTSILRGLLFSSLLHLTLSHDGVFLEKGQALSLLKRHRRANKGFLEEMLKGSLERECLEEICSYEEAFEALESTDQTDIFWSKYQVCQGLGKARTVLDACLEGNCALGLGQNYQGTISQTKSGIECQVWTSKYPHIPKFNATIYPNLIENYCRNPDNNSEGPWCYTRDPTVEREACPIPVCGEDRTTVPFTPRAAEPAPMEPCEPEKGMLYTGTLSVTVSGSKCLPWNSEKAKEVLHGKQVDPEVELQENYCRNPDRDDEGAWCVTNESPYFDYCDLHYCDSSLEDENQESEGLSGRSTLPKDFKPFFDEKTFGSGEADCGTRPLFEKKKITDKSERELLDSYTGRIVGGDDAEVGSSPWQVMLYKKSPQELLCGASLISDSWILTAAHCLFYPPWDKNLSTSDLLVRIGKHVRAKYEKNKEKIALLDRIIIHPKYNWKENMDRDIALMHLKRPISFSDYIHPVCLPTKEVVQRLMLAGYKGRVTGWGNLKETWATSPSNLPTVLQQVNVPIVDQSTCKASTRVKVTDNMFCAGYSPDALKRGDACEGDSGGPFVMKNPDDNRWYQVGIVSWGEGCDRDGKYGFYTHVFRLKKWIRKVIENQGR